Part of the Williamwhitmania sp. genome, AAAGAAAGGGATAACCAAGAAAGAGTCTACCAAGCTGAGCATAAACAACAAGGAGTATACTTTTTTGGAGACTTATACCCCTATCTATAATGAGAATCACAAGATTTATAAGATATTGAAGATATCGCACAACATAACTGACTTTATTAAGTAATAAAAAAAGCGGCTCCAATGAGCCGCTTTTTTTTGATCACCTGTAATGTAATGACTAGCGGAAGCTGATACCTACACCACCAGTAATAATAGGATACTTGGCTACGGTATAGTCGAAATGAAAAGCCAGAATAGCTAACTTAATGCGCAAGCCTGCATTCGCTGCAAATCCATTATTTTTAAACGACAAGCTCAAAGGATCGGTCCAATTCGTGTTACCAGAAACCACTACTTGGCTGTTCTGCATCTCCAATCCAACAGGATAATTTCCTTTTAGATCCATGCTAGTCTTGGTGAAATTGTAACCGAGCCCAGCATATACGGTAAGAACGGGCAATGATTTAGATACAATTATCCGAGTAGCCAAAGAAGTAGATCTAAGCTTGAGTTGCTGGTTATCGTACAGTGACTGGTCATAGGTTGTAGTTTGTGGCTTATAGGAAACGTTGATATCGGATCTAAAATCAGTATATGCAACCATGGCCGATAGACCAAAGGGCAAAAGTTTGATGCCCGGAATCAACTCCTTAAACTCATTTTTTATGCCAATACCCCAAAGGCTAACACTTCCGATATCAGGTACGCTAACTTTTGGAATGAATCGGCCCATTATCTCCGTATGAAAGGGTAACCCGACACCAGCCTGCAGAATAGGAACGGGAATCACGCTAAGATTACCACCGCTTGGAAGGTTAAACTGAACAGTCTGAGTCCCACCACCTAAGTCAACCTGACCTTGGTATTGAACCTTTGGTCCACTTCCAGAACCAGCAACCGTTGGTGATACGCTGCTTTCTCCGCTAACTACAGAAATATTTGTCAACTTCAAAGAATTAACATCAAAATTCTTATCGGAAGATGGAACCATCACCGTATTAATAGAAAAAGTAAGGTCAAACCCCGCTAATCCGTGAGGTTTACCACTATTATACCAACTACCACTAAGACCCCAGCCAAGGCTCTTTCCAAAAGGCTGAAGATAAGCTTCCGAAAGTTTAATTGCATCTTGTTGGCTACTTCTTAGCAAGAGAACTACATCTTTTTGGGCAAAAGAGAAGAGAGGAATTAGTGCCAAGGAAAAAGCACCAAACATTTTTTTTGCAATAGAATAGATTTTCATAGCGATTAGCGTTTAGATTCAGGGGGGTAAATTAAAGATTTCTTTGGAATATTACGGAAGAGAACTGCCGGAAGTTCGGTTAACAGTTAGAATTCGTTAAATTTGACGAAAAAAAATGGATTCTCAGATTCCACTTGCAGAACGTCTCCGGCCCAAAAAGCTTGATGATTATTTGGGACAGAAGCATTTAGTGGGTGAAGGAGCAGTACTCCGAAGATCAATAGAGTCGGGTAACTTACCTTCTCTGTTACTTTGGGGACCTCCTGGTGTTGGTAAAACGACCTTGGCCAAGCTTATTGCTCATGAGCTTAACCGTTCGATATTCACACTAAACGCCATCAATTCTGGAGTAAAGGAGGTACGTGAGGTTTTTGAAAAAGCAAAAAAGATGCAATTTTTCAACACCCCTGCTCCCATACTATTCATTGATGAAATCCATCGATTCAATAAGTCACAGCAAGATTCCCTTCTTAGTGCTGTTGAACAAGGTATTATTACCCTAATTGGGGCTACCACAGAGAACCCCTCTTTTGAAGTTATTTCTCCACTCCTTTCTCGCTGTCAAGTTTTTATTCTTAAACCCTTAGAAATTGATGATCTCCTAACACTGCTCGACAGGGCAATCACAACCGATATCTACCTTAAAAATCGGTCAATTACGGTTGCAGAAACCGATGCAATTCTGCGCTTTTCTGGAGGTGATGCACGAAAGTTGCTGAACATTCTGGAGATCGTAGTTGGAGCCTCAGAAACCGAAGAGGTAACGCTTACCGATCAAATAGTAACCGATAGATTGCAAGAAAACATTGCCCTTTACGACAAGAGTGGTGAGCAGCACTACGATGTTATTAGTGCTTTCATTAAATCGATAAGGGGCAGCGATCCGCAGGCCGCAGTTTACTGGCTAGCAAGGATGGTTGAAGGTGGTGAAGATCCTAAATTCATTGCCAGAAGGCTTATTATCCTCTCCTCCGAAGACATTGGGCTAGCAAACCCCAATGCTCTATTGCTTGCAACAGCCTGCTTTCAAGCGGTAGAAAAAATTGGTATGCCTGAATCGAGGATAATCCTATCGGAAACGGCTATATACTTAGCCACAAGTCCTAAAAGTAACTCAGCCTACATCGCAATAGATGAGGCCATTGAGAAGGTTAAGAAAGATGGTAGCCTACCGGTACCGCTACACCTTCGAAATGCTCCTACAAAGTTGATGAAAAATTTAGGCTACGGCCAAGACTATCGCTATGCGCATAGCTATGCTGGTAATTTCACTCCACAGGAATTTATGCCGGTAAAACTGTCAGGAACTGTGTTTTACACGCCTAGCGATAATACAAAAGAACAGGAAATTCGCCAAAAGCAGAATAGCTTGTGGAGCGGCAAATATTCTATATGATTTTTCTAACTTCGCAAAAATTTTGAGCTATGCTATACGACCTTCCAAACATTCGCCATACCGAGAGCGGCAATTTCTTTCTGCTAGCTGGCCCCTGTGTTGTAGAAACAGAGGAGATCACTTTTGGAACTGCCAAAAAAGTAAAGGAGATTACCGATAAATACAAAATTCCCTTTGTATTCAAAGCTTCTTACCGCAAAGCAAACCGCTCTAAGCTCGATTCGTTTCAAGGAATTGGAGATATTGAAGCACTTAAAATGCTGGGACGAATAAGGAAAGAGCTTCAGATACCAATTGTTACGGATATACATAATCCAGATGAGGCTGATATTGCTGCCGAGTATGTTGATATACTGCAAATCCCAGCGTTTCTATGTAGGCAAACCGATCTGCTTGTGGCTGCTGGTAAAACAGGCAAGATTGTGAATATAAAGAAGGGGCAATTCTTAAGTCCCAGCGGAATGCGGTTTGCGGCAGAAAAAATTTTTGAAACTGGGAATAGAAAAGTAATGCTTACCGACCGTGGAACCTCATTTGGTTACCAAGATTTAATTATTGATTATCGTGGAATACCTGAAATGCAGAAAAGCGGTCTTCCTGTTATTCTCGATATAACCCATTCTCTGCAGCAGCCTAACCAGGATTCAGGAATTACCGGTGGAAGGCCAGACTTAATCGACACAATTGCACGTGCAGGTATTGCCGTTGGTGTGGATGGAATTTTTCTAGAAACCCATCCCAATCCGGCAATTGCAAAATCAGACGGAGCCAACATGCTGCATCTAGATAAGTTGGAGTGGCTGCTTGCTCGCTTGGTAAAACTAAGAGCAGTGGTTAATGAGTTTTAAGAGACAGAAATTATTCGGGCTATCTTGCTAAAAAGTGCCGCCGGGTTGATCGGTTTTGAAATTACGTCGTTACAACCCATCTCAATATATTTTACATCGTCCTCTGGCCTAGCATAGTTCGTTTGAGCAATTATGGGAAGCGTTGACTTAGATCGAGTACTTCTTATTTGAGATACAAGTCCATGGCCATCTAACGTTTCGTGGGGAGAATCCATTAGAATCAGATCAGGAGCCTGTGAACTGTCGCACAAGGTAAGAGCTTCAGCACCTGTTTTTGCTCTCACCACACTTATGCTTGTGTTAGCTAACAGATCGGCGACAAATTGGTAATTAGCCTCGGTGTCGTCCACGATGAGGATGGTTTTATTAGACCAGTTATACTCCTTTTTATTGGCGTAGTAAACCGAAGAGTCCTGTTTAATCTCAATGTTTTCAAATGGTAGGGTAAAAAAGAAGGTGGATCCAAGCCCCTCTGTTGATTCGAACCAAATTTTGCCATCTAGGGCTTCTACAAGGCCTTTGGAGATGTAAAGGCCAAGCCCTGATCCTCCAAATCGGCGGGTTGAGCCCTGCTCTATTTGCTGAAAGCGTTCAAATATTACCTCTTGTTGTGTTTGCGGAATTCCAATTCCACTGTCTCTGACAAAAAAAAGTAGCTCGTTTGAATCCTTGTTTGCAAATCCAAACTCCACCGTTCCATGCTCAGTAAATTTAATGGCATTGCTAATTAAATGTGAAAACACTTGTCTAAGTCTTGCACCATCGGTAGTGATAATATTTACCTCATCATCGGCCAAGTTGAGAAACCTCAGCGAAAGTTGCTTCTTTGATTCCTTGAAAATTTGACCATTATACTGAACATATAGGTCAAAGAGCATCTCATTTAAATTACATTCCGATTTGGATAGCGTTAGCAAGCCAGATTCCAGCCTTGAAATATCAACAAGGTTATCAAAAAGGTTTACCAATTGGTAGCCACTGTTAATAATTATGTCAATAAATTGGCTCCGCTTGTCAGTAGGGAGGTCTTCGTTAAGCAGCTGAACGAATCCGATTATTCCATTCATAGGAGTTCGAATCTCGTGTGACATGTTTGCTAAAAAATTGGCCTTAAGCAGGTCTGTCTCATCAGCTTTGGCCCTAGCATCCCCAAGTTTTCTAATTAGGTCCTTTTTATCAACCAAAAGGGTGCCAACCTGGTGTTCTAAGCCAGCGTTAATTTTGGTAAGACGGGAGAAAAACCTCTTCCACTTTTTTTCGGTACTCTTATGCCAAAAGTAACAAGTTCCAGCGCAAAGAGCAGCCAACGTTGAACTGCCACCTATTATTAAAATAGCGGTTGTATGATTTACGTCAATAAGAAGAACAACTAAAGGATGTATGTATTCCATTGCTTCTTATTTATGAAGCAACACTTTATCGCTATGCGATAAAGTGTTGAATAAGAATATATTATTAAAAATATAATGCTACACTAGCAAGAAGTTGAGGATTTCTAGAATCAAATGATCTCTCCTGCCCCAGCACTTTTATACCATCCCCTAGTTTACTTAAACTTCCTTCATACCTAAGGTCAAAGCCAATTTTCCAAATATCGAGCCCAACCCCCACTTGGTAGCCAAAAGTAGCCTTGTTAAATTGCTCATCGTAGCCTGTATAATCCTTCAGAACGGCCTTGTCTGAGATTACAATTGAGGCTACCGGGCCAATACCAACGCGAGCAGGTCCAAACTTCCAACCAACCAAAACAGGGATATCGATCTTGTTAAACTTTTGAGTTCTAACAGTCTCTACACCTGTTGATATATCAACAATTTTGATGTCTCCGCCGGTTGAAGAAAAATATAACTCTGGTTGCACAAATAAACCGAGGAGCTGAACCCTACTTACAACGCCAAAATGCATTCCCGTGATAGAATTTCCCTCCTTAGCCACAAGATTGTTACCAAGGTCTATTTCGCTAAATTTTACCCTTGAGGAGCTAACACCTGCTTTTATACCAAACTTGAAAAGCTGAGCGTTTGCTATCCCAACTGTAAGAAATACAAATAGAAGAATAAGTGAATACCTTTTCATAACTTAGAGATTTGGTTTATAGCCAATATAGCGCTTTTTATTATAAGAACAGTGCAAAATTAAAGAAGCGGCGTAAACAATCGAGCAAACGATTCTAAAAAGCTTTTACGCAGTGGTCGATCCTCCCACTCCTCCAAAAGAATGTTTTTGCTAAGCTTAATATCCAGCAAAAATCTATCCTCAAGTTCCGATGTAACATCTGGGTCATAAATGATGGCGTTTACTTCAAAGTTATCCTCAAAGCTGCGCATATCCATATTGGCTGTTCCAACGGATGAAAAGCAGCCGTCTATCATGATAATCTTTGAGTGGTTAAAACCGGCCTCAAACAGGTAAACCTTAATTCCGGCCTCGAGCAATTCTGACAAATAGGATAACGTACCCCAGTAAACCATCTTCGAATCGGATTTTCCTGGCAATAGTATTTTAATATCCACACCACTAAGTGATGCGGTTTTGAGGGCTGTTAGAATGCTCTCGTTGGGCATAAAATATGGAGTAGAAATGTAGATATGCTCCTTTGCTGTGGCTATCGCAAGGAAATAGGCCTGCATTATGCTAGCCCAATCAGAATCTGGCCCACATGCGGTAATTTGAACCAAATGCTTGTCTAGTGTAGTAGTAGCCGGAAAGTATTTCTGTCTATCAGTAAATTGCTGTTTGCTGACAAAATACCAATCTATTAAAAAAATTGCTTGTAGTGAGCGAACTGCATCCCCTTCAACTTTTAAATGGGTATCCCTCCAAAATCCAAGTTTTGGGTCCCCGTGAATGTAACGGTCAGCGACATTTATTCCACCAACGTAGCCAACTTTCCCATCAATTACAACAATCTTTCTATGGTTTCGATAGTTTACCTTGCTCGTAAACCATGGAAATTTCACCTCCATAAATGGGAATGCTTCAACCATATTGTCATGCAGATAGCGTATATAGGTCTTCGGAAGACTCCAGCTACCAACATCGTCGAAAATGACCCTGACCTCAACACCGCTTCGCGCCTTTTCAACTAAAATATCCTTAATTTGATTGCCAATAACATCGTCACTCAAGATGTAATACTCCAGATGAATGCTGCTGGTAGCAATAGCCAAATCGTGCAGCAAGTTTGAGAAAGTCTCCTTTCCAGAATTCATTACCAATACACTGTTTCTCTCTGAAAGTAGCGCCTTGCTATTGTTGAGCAACAGTTTAATAATTTTAATATAGCGAGTAATATTTGGGTTGTCGGGAAAGTCATTCCTATTGAGCCTGATAAGTTGAGCATCGCTAATCAGTCCTATCTGTTCAATATCGTGCATTCCCTTTCGGCTAAAAATTTTTTCCTTTCTAAAGTTCTGCCCAAAATATATGTAGAGAACAATACCCGCAATTGGTAGGAGAAAAAGAACAAGAACCCATGACGCAGTCCTCACGGGATCTCGCTTCTCATGCACAACAATTGCAGCCGTGGCAAGAATGGTAATCATATAGATTGCCAGCAAAACCTTGGAAAAGTTTACTTGCAATAAGAAGTCAAAAATATGGTTAATGCCATCCATTGGATCCTCATTAATCTATTGCTAATTTACAAATTGATTTGACATCTTGCTGGAAACAAAAAAAAACCGCCAATTTTTGGCGGTTTTTAATAATAAATAGGAGACTATTATTTTTTAAAATTCCATGCATCTCCAGTGGTGCCAAAGAAGGATGTCCATTCGTCCAAGACGTTGCCAAATAACGCACTCGCGTCAACACTAGTGCCATCGTTGTAGTAGAACATTAATACAAGTTCCTGATTTTGATTGGTAATATACTTCATTTCACCAACCTTTGCACCAGCTGCATTGTAAACTGTAACCTCAACCAGATCATTAATATCAGGCTGTGTTGTACCATCACCACTGTATGACATTTCGAAATGAAAGCGGATAGTTGCAATGGTAAGGTCTCCCTTAACGCTCATAGTAATATTGGGATCAGCATATTTCAAGGAGACATCATAACTTCCAGAAAGTAACACGTTGGAATTTTTCTTTAACGTTCTTGAAGCTCTTCCAGAAATAGTTGCTGATGATTCATTTCCAGTTGCAGTTAGTGATGCGGATTCCGTGTACTCATAAGGTGAAAATTTAAAAGTGACATTTTGGCTAAAAGTAGCAGATGAAGATGTGCTTGAAATTGAGGCAGAGTAATTAACTGACCAAATTTCAGTACCATCTAGAATTAGGTTAGCTTGATAATCTCCACTATATTCCCCCATATCATAAGCAATGGTATACTTCGAAATGGTATAAACCGCATTATTGGTCGAGTTTGAAGCTGGATAGGGAAATTTTACAACAACCTTATCAGTTGGAGTGCTTGTGTGGTCAAACTGCTGGGTTTGAGAATTCCACTCCCATGTTCCAAGGTACTCCTGAAAATAAAAATCACTACTGAAATTTAAAGCCTTCTGCATAGAGGAAAAATTGTTGCCTCTAACTGCAGATAATCTATTTGAAAAAGATTTTACATAGGAAGAGGTAGAAAAATTGCCTTCCATTGGAAGTGAAAACGGTAGGTTTAGTTGCCCCATCTGGTTGTATGCCATCATTCCTTGGGTATTGTCAAGGGCAGTGGACTCAGCATCATAGGTAGTTTTAACTGAGCTAATTTCTGTTTGAGCTTCAGCGGTAGATAGATCCGCAGGGG contains:
- the kdsA gene encoding 3-deoxy-8-phosphooctulonate synthase encodes the protein MLYDLPNIRHTESGNFFLLAGPCVVETEEITFGTAKKVKEITDKYKIPFVFKASYRKANRSKLDSFQGIGDIEALKMLGRIRKELQIPIVTDIHNPDEADIAAEYVDILQIPAFLCRQTDLLVAAGKTGKIVNIKKGQFLSPSGMRFAAEKIFETGNRKVMLTDRGTSFGYQDLIIDYRGIPEMQKSGLPVILDITHSLQQPNQDSGITGGRPDLIDTIARAGIAVGVDGIFLETHPNPAIAKSDGANMLHLDKLEWLLARLVKLRAVVNEF
- a CDS encoding porin family protein, encoding MKRYSLILLFVFLTVGIANAQLFKFGIKAGVSSSRVKFSEIDLGNNLVAKEGNSITGMHFGVVSRVQLLGLFVQPELYFSSTGGDIKIVDISTGVETVRTQKFNKIDIPVLVGWKFGPARVGIGPVASIVISDKAVLKDYTGYDEQFNKATFGYQVGVGLDIWKIGFDLRYEGSLSKLGDGIKVLGQERSFDSRNPQLLASVALYF
- the cls gene encoding cardiolipin synthase; translated protein: MDGINHIFDFLLQVNFSKVLLAIYMITILATAAIVVHEKRDPVRTASWVLVLFLLPIAGIVLYIYFGQNFRKEKIFSRKGMHDIEQIGLISDAQLIRLNRNDFPDNPNITRYIKIIKLLLNNSKALLSERNSVLVMNSGKETFSNLLHDLAIATSSIHLEYYILSDDVIGNQIKDILVEKARSGVEVRVIFDDVGSWSLPKTYIRYLHDNMVEAFPFMEVKFPWFTSKVNYRNHRKIVVIDGKVGYVGGINVADRYIHGDPKLGFWRDTHLKVEGDAVRSLQAIFLIDWYFVSKQQFTDRQKYFPATTTLDKHLVQITACGPDSDWASIMQAYFLAIATAKEHIYISTPYFMPNESILTALKTASLSGVDIKILLPGKSDSKMVYWGTLSYLSELLEAGIKVYLFEAGFNHSKIIMIDGCFSSVGTANMDMRSFEDNFEVNAIIYDPDVTSELEDRFLLDIKLSKNILLEEWEDRPLRKSFLESFARLFTPLL
- a CDS encoding DUF6588 family protein codes for the protein MKIYSIAKKMFGAFSLALIPLFSFAQKDVVLLLRSSQQDAIKLSEAYLQPFGKSLGWGLSGSWYNSGKPHGLAGFDLTFSINTVMVPSSDKNFDVNSLKLTNISVVSGESSVSPTVAGSGSGPKVQYQGQVDLGGGTQTVQFNLPSGGNLSVIPVPILQAGVGLPFHTEIMGRFIPKVSVPDIGSVSLWGIGIKNEFKELIPGIKLLPFGLSAMVAYTDFRSDINVSYKPQTTTYDQSLYDNQQLKLRSTSLATRIIVSKSLPVLTVYAGLGYNFTKTSMDLKGNYPVGLEMQNSQVVVSGNTNWTDPLSLSFKNNGFAANAGLRIKLAILAFHFDYTVAKYPIITGGVGISFR
- a CDS encoding replication-associated recombination protein A; this translates as MDSQIPLAERLRPKKLDDYLGQKHLVGEGAVLRRSIESGNLPSLLLWGPPGVGKTTLAKLIAHELNRSIFTLNAINSGVKEVREVFEKAKKMQFFNTPAPILFIDEIHRFNKSQQDSLLSAVEQGIITLIGATTENPSFEVISPLLSRCQVFILKPLEIDDLLTLLDRAITTDIYLKNRSITVAETDAILRFSGGDARKLLNILEIVVGASETEEVTLTDQIVTDRLQENIALYDKSGEQHYDVISAFIKSIRGSDPQAAVYWLARMVEGGEDPKFIARRLIILSSEDIGLANPNALLLATACFQAVEKIGMPESRIILSETAIYLATSPKSNSAYIAIDEAIEKVKKDGSLPVPLHLRNAPTKLMKNLGYGQDYRYAHSYAGNFTPQEFMPVKLSGTVFYTPSDNTKEQEIRQKQNSLWSGKYSI
- a CDS encoding ATP-binding protein translates to MEYIHPLVVLLIDVNHTTAILIIGGSSTLAALCAGTCYFWHKSTEKKWKRFFSRLTKINAGLEHQVGTLLVDKKDLIRKLGDARAKADETDLLKANFLANMSHEIRTPMNGIIGFVQLLNEDLPTDKRSQFIDIIINSGYQLVNLFDNLVDISRLESGLLTLSKSECNLNEMLFDLYVQYNGQIFKESKKQLSLRFLNLADDEVNIITTDGARLRQVFSHLISNAIKFTEHGTVEFGFANKDSNELLFFVRDSGIGIPQTQQEVIFERFQQIEQGSTRRFGGSGLGLYISKGLVEALDGKIWFESTEGLGSTFFFTLPFENIEIKQDSSVYYANKKEYNWSNKTILIVDDTEANYQFVADLLANTSISVVRAKTGAEALTLCDSSQAPDLILMDSPHETLDGHGLVSQIRSTRSKSTLPIIAQTNYARPEDDVKYIEMGCNDVISKPINPAALFSKIARIISVS